In the genome of Ciona intestinalis unplaced genomic scaffold, KH HT000215.1, whole genome shotgun sequence, one region contains:
- the LOC108950529 gene encoding very low-density lipoprotein receptor-like: MILSVKDMHCVAILLLLSIKCVHAQSNMLSNLTATGLKNHESDCGGTVYDTPNCTCPETGFKCDCKNTSSCMGLSCIPIHQVCDGVPQCSDGSDEFNCTCGTNQVRCGCIFQKSNCRSDTPCIERRKVLDGLQDCSDGSDEPCHHGTATIIRSCVFRLLQCPNQRLKDLAILQLDGMFGVRSYFKCWELSTCTEANACKETAWRCVQGYGWVMVTGGYVYTSPVLQQCIAVLNKTTTLYQCNFSGKLVMGRDTCIHPSFCLPQSDPSRSETQVSLFKCKPKSSYGCSQEYIQISERNLYNSDSNCADESDLCFVGDMKCFRCLRSGRLISAKQVCDGTMDCSDFSDECLCGNQSTCLSYQTFRSCPPGMVFCLEAGTCMQNKQACVTATKK; encoded by the exons ATGATATTAAGCGTTAAAGATATGCACTGTGTTGCGATTCTACTTTTGCTGAGCATAAAGTGTGTGCACGCGCAGTCCAATATGCTGAGTAATTTAACCG caACCGGACTGAAAAACCACGAGTCAGATTGTGGCGGTACAGTGTACGACACGCCGAATTGCACATGCCCAGAAACCGGTTTTAAATGTGACTGTAAAAACACGAGCTCGTGCATGGGTTTGTCATGTATACCAATACACCAAGTATGTGATGGAGTGCCACAATGCAGTGACGGCAGCGACGAATTTAACTGCACGTGTGGAACTAACCAAGTTCGATGTGGCTGCATCTTTCAAAAAAGCAACTGCCGATCTGATACCCCGTGCATCGAACGAAGAAAGGTGCTGGATGGCCTTCAGGACTGCAGTGACGGTTCTGACGAACCTTGTCACCACGGTACAGCAACTATTATCCGCTCATGCGTGTTTAGATTGCTTCAGTGCCCAAACCAACGACTGAAAGACTTGGCGATTTTACAACTCGATGGTATGTTCGGAGTACGTTCTTACTTCAAATGCTGGGAGCTTAGTACGTGCACAGAGGCAAATGCATGCAAAGAAACCGCTTGGCGATGCGTACAGGGATACGGATGGGTTATGGTAACTGGTGGATATGTTTATACTAGCCCTGTTCTTCAACAATGCATTGCTGTGCTGAATAAAACGACAACATTATATCAATGCAACTTTAGTGGCAAATTGGTTATGGGTAGAGACACGTGCATACATCCTTCATTTTGCCTACCACAAAGTGATCCATCAAGATCAGAAACTCAAGTGAGTCTTTTCAAGTGTAAGCCGAAGTCCTCTTACGGATGCAGCCAGGAATATATTCAAATAAGCGAAAGAAATCTTTATAATTCTGATTCCAATTGCGCTGACGAGTCGGACCTTTGCTTCGTTGGAGACATGAAGTGCTTTCGTTGTCTGCGCAGCGGCAGGCTGATATCTGCTAAACAAGTTTGCGACGGAACAATGGATTGCAGCGACTTCTCCGATGAATGTCTTTGTGGAAATCAATCAACTTGCCTCAGCTACCAAACCTTTAGGTCCTGTCCTCCCGGGATGGTGTTTTGCCTTGAAGCGGGCACTTGTATGCAGAATAAGCAAGCATGCGTGACagctacaaaaaaataa
- the LOC100180923 gene encoding uncharacterized protein LOC100180923, translating to MFSSPCSLVFCLSLLCSYATALHYDDITAQSISMDEYLDQLTESVQNEIDGDSMMGHKPPNRWYSVNPLSSSANSQKNQNLNEKVESGIAILLHNHYNYLHKVRKQLQVLNNRVEGKLDMWPIRKPKDTSTPNGETSTEETDVARKGFQQPEWMDDVFDHVLDLKLMLEEMQGE from the exons atgttttcaaGCCCTTGTTCTCTTGTTTTCTGCCTTTCATTACTTTGTTCGTATGCCACAGCTCTTCATTATGACGACATCACCGCACAAAGTATAAGTATGGACGAATACCTTGACCAACTGACT GAAAGCGTTCAAAATGAAATTGATGGCGACAGTATGATGGGCCATAAACCTCCGAACAGATGGTATTCTGTAAACCCACTCAGCAGCAGCGCCAACAGccagaaaaatcaaaatttaaacgaaaaa GTTGAAAGTGGTATTGCAATTTTGCTGCACAACCATTACAATTATCTGCATAAAGTACGGAAGCAACTTCAGGTGCTGAACAACAGAGTTGAAGGAAAGTTGGACATGTGGCCAATCCGTAAACCAAAAG ATACAAGTACTCCTAATGGGGAAACGAGCACGGAAGAAACGGATGTCGCTCGCAAAGGATTTCAACAACCAGAGTGGATGGATGACGTGTTTGATCACGTGTTGGATCTGAAACTAATGCTTGAGGAAATGCAAGGGGAATAG
- the gnrh1 gene encoding preprogonadotropin-releasing hormone 1, with amino-acid sequence MLDIEKDELAALLQRENSAFRDILYHKNAGSFEKSDSGKFDSLKLQNNFPHLDLGLGVDLDAVDQWNRYKQANAQRMQNLGVPVNARQHWSYEFMPGGRRAVWENANVGVPVSRQHWSYEYMPGGRRSAGQHAMTKRQHWSKGYSPGGKRSVDLSEFDDQGRRITKHEGMPEEPFKVEQPRPRNGIHGPAGLDQNEPDWKNWMNEQPAASSDDKGSDVE; translated from the coding sequence ATGTTGGATATCGAAAAGGACGAACTTGCGGCTTTGTTGCAGCGAGAAAACTCAGCTTTCCGTGACATCTTATACCACAAAAACGCAGGAAGTTTCGAAAAGAGCGATAGCGGGAAATTCGACTCTCTAAAGCTGCAGAATAATTTCCCTCATCTCGATCTTGGTTTGGGGGTTGATTTGGACGCAGTGGATCAATGGAACAGATACAAGCAAGCCAACGCACAGCGGATGCAAAACCTCGGGGTCCCAGTGAACGCTCGCCAGCATTGGAGCTACGAGTTTATGCCGGGCGGACGCAGAGCTGTTTGGGAAAACGCAAACGTCGGTGTTCCAGTTTCAAGACAACACTGGAGTTATGAATACATGCCGGGTGGTAGAAGATCGGCTGGTCAACACGCTATGACTAAACGTCAGCATTGGAGCAAAGGCTATTCTCCCGGTGGTAAGCGAAGTGTGGATCTGTCCGAGTTCGATGATCAAGGCCGCAGAATTACAAAACATGAAGGAATGCCGGAAGAGCCGTTCAAAGTTGAACAACCAAGACCAAGAAATGGAATCCATGGGCCGGCCGGTTTAGACCAAAACGAACCGGATTGGAAAAACTGGATGAACGAACAACCAGCAGCCAGCAGCGACGACAAAGGATCTGACGTAGAATAA